The Paenibacillus sp. RUD330 genome has a segment encoding these proteins:
- a CDS encoding helix-turn-helix domain-containing protein → MSYPFIPLAAASDFGSWTLHLRGADIVTPAEADPGGSRRQLLAYPVLMALLGGECRLIRDSRLTLMQPGVLYICRPGSTMDLEAQSSQATIAVLRIGLYAPSSPDSLQLRPITPEESLSVAEETPFPDGRLEDVMRSIYNRYLSGEDLLRWQAQADAFQLLVRTAEASEESKAGKTAGLLERARRYIDGHLAEPLTMEQISAGTGLSAKHFADVFKKAYGASPHDYMTQARLEKAKRLMLQGSRKLKDVAHAVGYEDEFYFSRLFKKEHGLPPSRYVAKRKVRTAAYGCPSALGYLLPLGVLPLAAPMHPKWSGYYIERFGADIPCHLDYGPAVLSAGRNLEILQQAQPDLILCPSTASEEERRALEAIGSVMTLPEEEGRGWERGLRELAETLGLPEEAGRWISRFERRTSQIRSLIAAASGGNAAPDVLPVRMFKDRLYTFGSQGIMDFLYRELGLGRPPSLPDTASAALPLELEQIAEAEAGRILLLVCQESETLEHWERLSRSPEWLALPAVRRKSVIRLPSSPWREYSPIALERIGEEALRIFGSGS, encoded by the coding sequence ATGTCGTATCCATTCATTCCCCTTGCCGCGGCAAGCGATTTCGGAAGCTGGACCCTGCATCTGAGAGGGGCGGACATCGTCACGCCTGCGGAGGCCGATCCCGGAGGCTCCCGGAGGCAGCTGCTCGCTTATCCCGTCCTCATGGCCTTGCTCGGCGGAGAATGCCGGCTAATAAGGGATTCTCGGCTTACCCTCATGCAGCCGGGGGTGCTCTACATCTGCCGGCCGGGCAGCACGATGGATCTGGAGGCGCAGAGCAGCCAGGCCACTATCGCCGTCCTGCGGATCGGGCTGTACGCTCCCTCCTCCCCCGATTCGCTTCAGCTCCGGCCCATAACCCCGGAGGAGAGCCTCTCGGTTGCGGAAGAGACGCCCTTTCCCGATGGCCGGCTGGAGGATGTCATGCGCAGCATCTATAACCGCTATCTCAGCGGCGAGGATCTGCTTCGCTGGCAGGCCCAGGCAGACGCCTTCCAGCTGCTGGTCAGGACGGCCGAAGCCTCGGAGGAGAGCAAGGCCGGGAAGACAGCCGGCCTGCTGGAGCGCGCCCGCCGGTACATCGACGGGCATCTCGCCGAGCCGCTGACGATGGAGCAGATCTCGGCCGGTACCGGCCTGAGCGCCAAGCACTTCGCCGACGTGTTCAAGAAAGCCTACGGCGCCAGTCCCCATGACTACATGACGCAAGCCCGGCTCGAAAAGGCGAAGCGGCTCATGCTCCAGGGCAGCCGCAAGCTCAAGGATGTGGCCCATGCGGTCGGATACGAGGATGAATTCTATTTCAGCCGCCTGTTCAAAAAAGAGCATGGCCTGCCGCCATCCCGTTATGTGGCAAAACGCAAAGTCCGCACCGCCGCCTACGGCTGCCCTTCCGCGCTCGGCTACCTGCTTCCGCTCGGCGTCCTGCCGCTGGCGGCACCGATGCATCCCAAATGGTCGGGCTATTACATCGAGCGGTTCGGCGCGGACATCCCCTGCCATCTCGACTACGGACCTGCGGTTCTGTCCGCAGGCCGCAATCTGGAGATTCTGCAGCAGGCGCAGCCGGATCTCATTCTCTGTCCGTCCACCGCGAGCGAGGAGGAGAGACGGGCGCTGGAGGCCATCGGCTCCGTCATGACCCTCCCGGAGGAGGAGGGTCGCGGATGGGAGCGAGGCCTGCGCGAGCTGGCGGAAACACTCGGCCTGCCGGAGGAGGCCGGCCGCTGGATTTCCAGGTTCGAGCGGAGAACCTCACAGATCCGCAGCCTGATCGCTGCGGCTTCCGGTGGAAATGCAGCTCCCGATGTGCTTCCCGTGCGCATGTTCAAGGACCGTCTCTACACATTCGGCTCGCAGGGCATCATGGACTTCCTGTACAGGGAGCTCGGCCTGGGAAGGCCGCCGTCCCTGCCCGATACAGCCTCGGCGGCGCTCCCTCTTGAGCTGGAGCAGATCGCCGAGGCCGAGGCCGGCCGGATTCTCCTGCTCGTCTGCCAGGAGTCCGAGACGCTGGAGCATTGGGAGCGGCTCAGCCGGTCTCCGGAATGGCTGGCTCTGCCCGCCGTGCGCAGGAAAAGCGTGATCAGGCTGCCATCAAGCCCGTGGAGGGAGTACTCGCCCATAGCCCTGGAGAGGATCGGCGAAGAGGCGCTCCGCATCTTCGGATCCGGTTCCTAG
- a CDS encoding VOC family protein has protein sequence MIHGGKTMGANEETLGSAIAASPIKNKVGSYFVPVRNIEASRSWYCKVLGLSEDDCPIHFGHLCPLPMQGTGLILDTMPRWGGGEPDGAPSILTPAFMLLTDKLEESLAYMKELGARLVTEIEHGQWFVVLDPDGNKLMICRE, from the coding sequence ATGATCCATGGAGGGAAAACGATGGGCGCCAACGAAGAGACACTTGGTTCGGCAATTGCTGCAAGTCCGATCAAAAACAAGGTCGGCAGCTATTTCGTTCCGGTGCGGAACATCGAGGCTTCCCGCAGCTGGTACTGCAAGGTGCTGGGGCTGTCGGAAGACGATTGCCCGATCCACTTCGGCCATCTGTGCCCGCTGCCGATGCAGGGAACGGGATTGATCCTCGATACGATGCCCAGATGGGGAGGCGGCGAACCGGATGGAGCCCCTTCGATCCTGACGCCGGCGTTCATGCTTCTCACCGACAAGCTGGAGGAATCGCTCGCTTATATGAAGGAGCTTGGCGCCCGGCTCGTGACGGAGATCGAGCATGGCCAGTGGTTTGTCGTTCTCGACCCGGACGGCAATAAGCTGATGATATGCAGGGAATAA
- a CDS encoding 3'-5' exonuclease — protein MDYIVLDIEFNGRKFASDKPMEVIEIGAVRLNEALEKIDEFTALIKPVYFAKLNSFIREKTGIPQEDIDAASGFVPVIRHFLAWLGKSEACTFVTWGGEDMKRIVLDTRMHKLDDAYWLAASYYDLLKIYLRARSLTNDVSVEAALAELAIPAEGSAHRALDDARMTAEIFRRIFPDIQHDTDARQYKDTYSNAKERRMVKNAIRGLAVQKVQPTWELVADKLAKAKVDMDNAKKAAELRVYYEAEIVKAPKRPQTPRPGMRPAGESSPEAADGPEAQGDREAAAVSEGPEAVSEASAGPSGQSHSGRGADA, from the coding sequence ATGGATTATATCGTGTTGGATATTGAGTTCAACGGGCGGAAGTTCGCCAGCGACAAGCCGATGGAGGTTATCGAGATCGGCGCGGTCCGGCTGAACGAAGCCTTGGAGAAGATCGACGAGTTCACGGCGCTGATCAAGCCGGTTTATTTTGCGAAGCTGAACAGCTTCATTCGGGAGAAGACGGGCATACCGCAGGAGGACATCGATGCGGCGAGCGGGTTTGTTCCGGTCATCCGCCATTTTCTGGCTTGGCTGGGCAAGAGCGAAGCCTGCACGTTCGTGACGTGGGGCGGCGAGGATATGAAGCGGATCGTGCTGGATACCCGCATGCACAAGCTTGACGATGCCTATTGGCTCGCGGCTTCTTATTATGATCTGCTCAAGATCTATTTGCGCGCGCGCAGCCTGACCAACGATGTCAGCGTCGAAGCGGCTTTGGCGGAGCTTGCCATTCCGGCCGAGGGCAGCGCCCACCGGGCTCTGGACGACGCCCGCATGACGGCGGAGATTTTCCGGCGCATCTTCCCGGACATTCAGCATGATACGGACGCGCGGCAGTACAAGGACACCTACTCCAATGCCAAGGAACGGAGAATGGTGAAAAATGCGATCCGCGGCCTCGCCGTGCAGAAGGTGCAGCCGACCTGGGAGCTGGTGGCCGATAAGCTGGCCAAGGCGAAGGTGGACATGGACAACGCCAAAAAGGCGGCGGAGCTGCGGGTCTACTACGAGGCGGAGATCGTGAAGGCGCCGAAGAGGCCGCAGACTCCGCGTCCAGGCATGCGTCCGGCTGGTGAATCGTCGCCTGAAGCGGCAGATGGTCCGGAAGCGCAGGGAGATCGGGAAGCTGCGGCCGTTTCGGAAGGGCCCGAGGCTGTAAGCGAGGCGTCGGCAGGTCCGTCCGGGCAATCCCATAGCGGGAGAGGCGCGGACGCTTAA
- a CDS encoding DUF2339 domain-containing protein, producing the protein MKLEERVERLERLIQGLALELAELRQRQAADLPLSGGERREGAAAPAYGRTEAAEQASGGQLSEHPLQTAPAQSHAGGGHPSMPGSASGPAGPPGHAAAGAAPLQAASRPPAPPVDWEHLLGRVWLPRIFIVVLLLGVLWGFAAAVNAGMITRPVRCWLGAAAAACMFAAGIRQMRHKREALGQALLGGAHSLLVLTLFAAHMLYGFMSVPLACVLYGIAILLFGRTALAYRSQSLMLLAMAAGCLIPFLLDSDAPHVSILVAYEGLFAASALLIGWRLRLRWVYAASYLLLQPSLLVAALLGAGDGAEWWFLCAQLLQQAILLAAYLLERREAPVYSERRGLAFASFAVTAGWAYLLLMPKHESQYLILVGIGAAVYSLLAYSQLSKKKEAAELLAVTATLGWMLLLLESLPGTYAGAALAVEGTLALAIGLRIRAPYQQGAGAIVFFIGAMRIIGMPIDAVASPETLSWIVLLAGLLVLYRMVLANKQSPQAKQGAAALLWLTGVLGLVFLTQLTLAASRPLETDSQRLILSAAWVVYAIALITAGIMLRRPKARFAGMLLVLLTLLKVIFIDVPGVTIAVRAILFIGLGVVGIAVSRIMYSKQKNE; encoded by the coding sequence ATGAAGCTCGAAGAGAGAGTCGAACGGTTGGAACGGCTTATTCAGGGCTTGGCGCTTGAGCTGGCGGAGCTGCGGCAGCGGCAGGCGGCTGACCTGCCGTTGTCCGGCGGGGAGCGGAGGGAAGGCGCTGCGGCACCGGCATACGGAAGGACCGAGGCCGCCGAGCAGGCAAGCGGGGGGCAACTTTCCGAGCATCCGCTGCAGACGGCGCCGGCCCAATCTCATGCAGGGGGCGGGCATCCTTCGATGCCGGGATCTGCTTCGGGGCCTGCCGGTCCTCCCGGACATGCGGCAGCAGGGGCGGCGCCTTTGCAGGCAGCTTCTCGCCCGCCCGCTCCTCCAGTCGATTGGGAGCATCTGCTCGGCAGGGTGTGGCTGCCGCGGATCTTCATCGTCGTGCTGCTGCTCGGCGTGCTGTGGGGCTTCGCCGCAGCCGTCAATGCCGGCATGATCACGCGCCCGGTCCGCTGCTGGCTCGGCGCTGCGGCGGCGGCATGCATGTTCGCAGCCGGCATCCGGCAGATGCGGCATAAGCGGGAAGCGCTCGGCCAGGCGCTGCTTGGCGGAGCGCATTCGCTGCTCGTGCTGACGTTGTTCGCGGCGCATATGCTGTATGGATTCATGTCCGTACCGCTGGCCTGCGTCCTCTACGGCATCGCCATCCTGCTGTTTGGCAGGACAGCGCTCGCCTACCGCTCGCAGTCTCTCATGCTGCTCGCCATGGCTGCCGGATGCCTGATTCCGTTTCTCCTTGATTCCGATGCCCCCCATGTCTCCATTCTTGTCGCCTATGAAGGGCTGTTCGCTGCTTCCGCGCTGCTTATCGGCTGGAGGCTTCGGCTCCGCTGGGTGTACGCCGCTTCCTATCTGCTTCTGCAGCCTTCGCTCCTCGTCGCCGCCCTTCTTGGAGCCGGCGATGGAGCGGAATGGTGGTTCCTCTGCGCCCAGCTCTTGCAGCAGGCCATTCTCCTCGCAGCGTATCTGCTGGAGAGGCGGGAGGCTCCGGTCTACTCCGAGCGGAGAGGGCTTGCGTTCGCTTCCTTTGCGGTTACGGCAGGGTGGGCATACCTGCTGCTGATGCCGAAGCATGAAAGCCAGTATTTGATCTTGGTCGGGATCGGCGCGGCTGTCTACAGCCTTCTGGCCTACTCGCAGCTGTCCAAGAAAAAGGAAGCGGCCGAGCTGCTCGCCGTCACGGCGACGCTCGGGTGGATGCTGCTGCTTCTCGAGTCGCTGCCGGGCACTTATGCGGGAGCGGCACTCGCGGTCGAAGGGACGCTGGCTCTGGCGATCGGCCTGCGCATCCGCGCTCCCTACCAGCAGGGAGCGGGGGCGATCGTATTCTTCATCGGCGCGATGCGGATCATCGGGATGCCCATCGATGCCGTCGCATCGCCGGAAACCTTGAGCTGGATCGTCCTGCTGGCGGGCTTGCTGGTCCTGTACCGAATGGTTCTGGCGAATAAACAGAGCCCGCAAGCGAAGCAGGGCGCCGCAGCGCTTTTATGGCTGACCGGAGTGCTTGGCCTGGTGTTCTTGACCCAGCTCACGCTGGCAGCGTCGAGGCCGCTGGAGACGGACAGCCAGAGGCTGATCTTGTCCGCGGCGTGGGTCGTCTATGCGATCGCGCTGATCACGGCCGGAATCATGCTGCGGCGGCCGAAGGCTCGATTCGCCGGCATGCTGCTCGTGCTGCTTACCCTGCTGAAGGTCATCTTCATCGACGTTCCGGGCGTGACGATCGCCGTCCGCGCGATTCTGTTCATCGGTCTCGGGGTGGTGGGCATCGCTGTATCGAGGATCATGTACAGCAAGCAAAAAAACGAGTAG
- a CDS encoding exodeoxyribonuclease III: MKLVSWNVNGLRACVKKGFADYFNHMDADIFCVQETKLQEGQIELDHAEGYHLFWNYAVRKGYSGTAVWTRIKPLAVRYGLEDDFEEEGRILTLEFEGWYLVNVYTPNSRRDLSRLPFRLEWEERILRYLQGLDAVKPVILCGDLNVAHQDIDLKNARANRGNSGFTEEERGRMTTLLEAGFVDTFRHFHPDAEGAYTWWSFMPKVREKNIGWRIDYFLTSERLRPLLKDASIDSAVLGSDHCPVVLELADEPGRPSAEA; this comes from the coding sequence GTGAAACTGGTGTCGTGGAATGTCAACGGGCTGAGAGCCTGCGTCAAGAAAGGCTTTGCCGATTATTTCAATCATATGGATGCCGACATCTTCTGCGTGCAGGAGACGAAGCTGCAGGAAGGGCAGATCGAGCTGGACCATGCCGAAGGCTATCATCTGTTCTGGAATTACGCCGTCCGCAAGGGTTATTCCGGAACGGCCGTCTGGACCCGGATCAAGCCGTTGGCCGTCCGGTACGGACTCGAGGACGACTTCGAGGAGGAAGGCCGCATCCTCACCCTCGAGTTCGAAGGGTGGTACCTGGTCAACGTCTATACGCCCAACTCCCGGCGCGACCTGTCCCGCCTTCCGTTCCGGCTGGAGTGGGAGGAGCGCATCCTGCGCTATCTTCAAGGCCTGGATGCCGTGAAGCCTGTCATCCTGTGCGGGGACCTCAACGTCGCCCATCAGGATATCGACCTCAAGAACGCGCGCGCCAACCGCGGCAACTCGGGCTTCACCGAGGAAGAGCGGGGCCGGATGACGACGCTGCTGGAAGCCGGATTCGTCGATACGTTCCGCCACTTCCATCCCGATGCGGAAGGCGCCTATACCTGGTGGTCCTTCATGCCGAAGGTGCGGGAGAAGAACATCGGCTGGCGCATCGACTACTTCCTCACTTCGGAGCGGCTCCGTCCGCTGCTGAAGGACGCCTCCATCGACAGCGCCGTGCTTGGCAGCGACCATTGTCCGGTCGTGCTGGAGCTGGCTGACGAGCCGGGCCGTCCCTCTGCGGAAGCCTAG
- a CDS encoding ABC transporter permease, which translates to MSLLSMAIRNLMARKVQTALTAAVVLVGIAVTLAVLILSGGVRGGIERASEPFGLLIGSKGSANQLVFNTIFLMDRPLDNLSHAYYEKLAENDEVQTAVPFALGDQYRGFRIVGTSAGFFDLRGRPADPPYFNLREGRLFSGPFQAVIGAEVASREGLKVGDRFVSEHGVVVAAEPDEHAEHPYEVVGILKPVAAPSDQGIYVSMDSYWISHEHGHEEEGGAADGGQAPSPSTEASPAPGPAGSDVSDEDEAARGVTAVLVKPKSYIGLMKLYQQTNAGKEAQAVLPGQTLAKLFDMLGSGEQALRSIGYIILGMAGLTVCLSLYGSAMERRRSVAILRAIGAGRRHVMAIVLLESSIVMLLGCVLGIAGAYGLSAVLSGYIGSRVSIAVTVGFQWSHLGIAGIVLAAGIAAGLIPALAAYRAETARYLAIQ; encoded by the coding sequence ATGTCCCTGCTGAGCATGGCCATCCGCAATCTGATGGCCCGCAAAGTCCAAACCGCCCTGACAGCTGCCGTCGTTCTTGTCGGTATCGCCGTCACGCTGGCGGTTCTGATCCTCTCCGGTGGCGTGCGCGGCGGCATCGAGCGGGCAAGCGAGCCGTTCGGCCTCCTGATCGGCTCCAAGGGGAGCGCCAACCAGCTCGTGTTCAACACCATCTTTCTGATGGACCGCCCGCTGGACAACCTCAGCCATGCCTACTATGAGAAGCTGGCCGAGAATGACGAGGTGCAGACAGCCGTTCCGTTCGCACTCGGAGACCAGTACCGGGGATTCCGGATCGTCGGGACAAGCGCCGGCTTCTTCGACCTCAGGGGCCGGCCTGCCGATCCGCCCTACTTCAACCTTCGAGAAGGAAGGCTGTTCAGCGGCCCCTTCCAGGCGGTGATCGGAGCGGAGGTCGCCTCGCGCGAGGGGCTCAAGGTCGGGGACCGCTTCGTCTCCGAGCATGGAGTCGTCGTCGCCGCCGAACCGGATGAGCATGCCGAGCATCCCTATGAAGTGGTCGGCATCCTGAAGCCGGTAGCGGCTCCTTCCGACCAGGGCATCTACGTCAGCATGGACAGCTACTGGATCAGCCATGAGCATGGGCATGAAGAGGAAGGCGGAGCGGCCGACGGCGGACAAGCGCCTTCTCCTTCTACCGAGGCTTCGCCCGCGCCGGGTCCGGCCGGGTCCGACGTTTCCGACGAGGATGAAGCTGCCCGCGGAGTGACGGCCGTCCTCGTCAAGCCCAAGAGCTACATCGGGCTGATGAAGCTGTACCAGCAGACGAATGCCGGCAAAGAAGCTCAGGCCGTGCTGCCTGGGCAGACGCTGGCCAAGCTGTTCGACATGCTGGGCAGCGGCGAACAGGCTCTGCGCAGCATCGGATACATCATTCTCGGCATGGCAGGCCTCACGGTCTGCCTCTCCCTGTACGGATCGGCGATGGAGCGCCGCCGCAGCGTGGCCATCCTGCGCGCGATCGGCGCCGGCCGCCGCCATGTGATGGCCATCGTGCTGCTGGAATCCTCCATCGTCATGCTGCTCGGCTGCGTCCTCGGCATCGCCGGAGCCTACGGCTTGTCCGCCGTCCTGTCCGGCTATATCGGCTCCCGCGTCTCCATCGCCGTGACGGTCGGATTCCAGTGGTCCCATCTTGGCATCGCCGGCATCGTGCTTGCGGCCGGCATCGCAGCCGGACTCATTCCTGCGCTGGCCGCCTACCGGGCCGAAACGGCCCGTTACCTCGCGATCCAATAA
- a CDS encoding ABC transporter ATP-binding protein produces the protein MTLIAMEQVVKRFRIQGGIMMPVLDVPFFELRQGERKALVGPSGSGKSTLLHLIAGISRPTEGSITFMGKRTDQLREAELDRLRAAHIGYVHQSFQLVPGFTALENVLAAASFGRVLDKRARRGRAAELLELAGLGHRLHHRPSQLSQGEQQRVAIARALVNGPELLLADEPTASLDASTAAQIMELLLAAASDTGAALLLCTHDLEQAARMDSSVSMRELSRRPLSPAKGA, from the coding sequence ATGACGCTGATTGCCATGGAGCAAGTGGTCAAGCGGTTCCGCATCCAAGGCGGCATCATGATGCCGGTGCTGGATGTCCCGTTCTTCGAGCTGCGCCAAGGCGAGCGCAAGGCGCTGGTCGGGCCGAGCGGCTCCGGTAAAAGCACGCTGCTTCACCTGATCGCAGGCATCTCGCGCCCGACGGAAGGCTCCATCACCTTCATGGGCAAGCGGACGGACCAGCTTCGCGAGGCGGAGCTCGACCGCTTGCGGGCCGCTCATATCGGCTATGTGCACCAGAGCTTCCAGCTGGTCCCCGGTTTCACGGCGCTGGAGAACGTGCTCGCCGCCGCCAGCTTCGGCCGCGTGCTCGACAAGCGCGCCCGGCGGGGCAGAGCCGCCGAGCTGCTGGAGCTGGCCGGGCTCGGACATCGCCTCCACCACCGGCCCTCCCAGCTGAGCCAGGGCGAGCAGCAGCGCGTCGCCATCGCGCGGGCGCTCGTGAACGGCCCGGAGCTGCTGCTCGCCGACGAGCCGACAGCCAGCTTGGACGCCTCGACGGCGGCGCAGATCATGGAGCTGCTCCTCGCCGCCGCTTCCGATACGGGCGCCGCGCTCCTTCTCTGCACCCATGACCTCGAGCAGGCAGCGCGCATGGACAGCTCCGTATCCATGCGGGAGCTGTCCCGCAGGCCGCTCTCGCCGGCGAAAGGAGCCTAG